GTGGCCGTGGCGGCGATCGCGGCGGTGACCGTGGTCCGCGCGACAGCGCACCTGCGGGCCTGCCCGACTTCCTCAAGGACTGACCTTGCCTCGCCCGTCATCCCAGCGAAAGCTGGGACCTAGGGCCTCAAGGACAGACTTTGCCGCTCTAGGCCCCAGCTTTCGCTGGGGTGACGAGCTGAATTACAAGGGCCGCCCGGATCACTCCGGGCGGCCTTCTGATTGGGAAACTACGAATGCTCCAGCGCGAACTGATCGACAGCACCCAGATCGAGGACGGCGTCTGCCTCGAACTCTACCGCCACGGCACCGATTTCATGATCGTGCTGGGGCGTAACGAGCTGATGAGCACGCGGATGCGCTTCTCGGAAGAACAGCTGGCGCAGCTCACCATCGAGCGGCTGGGTAAGGACAATGCGCGCCTGTTGATCGGCGGCTACGGCATGGGCTTCACCTACCGCGCCGCTGCCGCACGGCTGGGCGAAAAGGCGCAGATCGTCGTCGCCGAAATCTCCGACGCGATCATTGACTGGGCCAAAGGGCCGATGGCGGAACTGACGGGGGAGGGCCTGTCGGACCCGCGCCTCGATCTGAAAATCTGCGATGTCGCCGCTTTGATCGATGACGCGAATGATGGCACCTGCGCCAAGTTCGATGCGATCCTGCTTGATGTCGACAATGGCCCGGACGGGATCGTGCGCGATGCCAACAACCGGATCTATTCGCGCACCGGCCTCGCCAAGGCGCGCGATGCTCTCATGCCGGGCGGCATTCTGGCGGTGTGGTCAGCCGGGCCCGATCCCGCCTTTGCCAAGCGCCTGCGCGATACCGGGCTCGAAATCGTGGAATGGAACGTCCGCTCACGCCCCAACAAAAAGGGCGCGCATCACATCATCTGGTTCGCTCAGAAGTCGTAGATCAGCGTTACGCGGCTCAGCGTATCGGTCTGCACGGCGCCCGGCGCGGGGTTGCTGTCATACTCGACAGCGTAGGAAAACCGCGCGGTCAGGCTGCGGTTGATCCGGGCATCAAGGCCGGTGATCAGATCGAGCGTGGTGTTGCGCGAATCGATGATGGCGATGGCCGATCCGCCGGTTTCAGCCACGGCATTGGTGTCCTGCGTCAGCTTGAGCTTTTCGGTGATGTTCCAATCGAAATCGAGGCCGATC
This sequence is a window from uncultured Erythrobacter sp.. Protein-coding genes within it:
- a CDS encoding spermidine synthase; this encodes MLQRELIDSTQIEDGVCLELYRHGTDFMIVLGRNELMSTRMRFSEEQLAQLTIERLGKDNARLLIGGYGMGFTYRAAAARLGEKAQIVVAEISDAIIDWAKGPMAELTGEGLSDPRLDLKICDVAALIDDANDGTCAKFDAILLDVDNGPDGIVRDANNRIYSRTGLAKARDALMPGGILAVWSAGPDPAFAKRLRDTGLEIVEWNVRSRPNKKGAHHIIWFAQKS